One genomic region from Populus nigra chromosome 8, ddPopNigr1.1, whole genome shotgun sequence encodes:
- the LOC133700494 gene encoding respiratory burst oxidase homolog protein A-like — MRGSLPKHERRWASDTVPGNATMSAGTSPGTESGEEFVEVTLDLQDDNTIVLRRVEPATSTVINIDDVSFTPGGSVSAGAVTPVSRSPTIRRSSSNKILQFSQELKAEAVAKAKQFSQELKAELRRFSWTHGQAARVLSASGNSGGGFESALAARALRKQRAQLDRSRSGAHKALRGLRFISNNSTKTNGVDAWSEVQSNFEKLAKDGYLYRADFAQCIGMENSKEFAVELFDALGRRRRLKVDKISRDELHEFWSQITDQSFDSRLQIFFDMVDKNEDGRITEEEVKEIIMLSASANKLSRLKEQAEEYAALIMEELDPERLGYIELWQLETLLLQKDTYLNYSQALSYTSQALSQNLQGLRKRSPIRRASKRCVYFFQENWRRIWVLALWVMIMIGLFTWKFLQYKQKNAFHVMGYCLLTAKGAAETLKFNMALILLPVCRNTITWLRSTKLGHLVPFDDNINFHKTIAAAIVIGVILHAGNHLACDFPRLINSSDDSYEQYLINDFGGKKPSYAKLVRGAEGVTGILMVISMAIAFTLATRWFRRSLIKFPKPFDRLTGFNAFWYSHHLFVIVYILLIIHGVFLYLVHKWYKKTTWMYLSVPVLLYAGERALRFFRSGFNTVRLLKVAIYPGNVLTLQMSKPPQFRYKSGQYMFVQCPAVSPFEWHPFSITSAPGDDYLSVHIRQLGDWTQELRRVFSEACECPVAGKSGLLRADETTKKILPKLLIDGPYGAPAQDYRKYDVLLLVGLGIGATPFISILKDLLNNIVKMEEQADLVSDISRTSDLSIGSNDTSSSNKVSTKRKKAVRTTNAYFYWVTREQGSFDWFKGVMNEVAELDQRGVIEMHNYLTSVYEEGDARSTLITMVQALNHAKNGVDIVSGTRVRTHFARPNWKKVLSKLCSKHCNARIGVFYCGAPVLAKELSRLCYEFNQKGSTKFEFHKEHF, encoded by the exons ATGAGAGGTTCATTGCCTAAACACGAGCGGCGATGGGCCTCAGACACGGTTCCCGGCAATGCAACGATGAGCGCCGGGACATCACCGGGAACTGAGTCTGGCGAGGAGTTTGTTGAGGTAACACTTGATTTACAAGATGATAACACTATCGTCCTTCGCAGAGTTGAGCCAGCAACATCTACGGTTATCAACATCGATGATGTTTCTTTTACTCCCGGTGGTTCGGTGTCTGCCGGAGCTGTAACTCCGGTCTCAAGATCGCCGACGATCAGGCGGAGTTCATCGAATAAGATTTTGCAATTTTCTCAAGAGTTAAAAGCTGAAGCTGTAGCCAAAGCTAAGCAGTTTTCGCAAGAGTTGAAAGCTGAGTTAAGGAGGTTTTCTTGGACTCATGGACAGGCTGCTCGGGTGTTATCAGCTTCGGGAAATAGCGGCGGCGGTTTTGAGTCAGCTTTAGCTGCTCGTGCTTTGAGAAAGCAGCGAGCGCAGCTGGACCGGAGTCGGTCTGGTGCGCATAAAGCTTTGCGTGGATTGAGATTTATAAGTAATAACAGTACAAAAACAAATGGGGTTGATGCATGGAGTGAAGTTCAAAGCAATTTCGAAAAACTTGCTAAAGATGGTTATCTTTACAGGGCCGATTTTGCACAATGCATTG GAATGGAAAATTCGAAGGAATTTGCTGTGGAGCTTTTTGATGCCttggggaggaggaggagattgaAGGTGGACAAGATTAGTCGAGATGAGCTTCACGAGTTTTGGTCACAAATTACCGATCAAAGCTTTGATTCTCGACTCCAGATCTTCTTTGATAT GGTGGACAAGAACGAAGATGGTAGGATCACCGAAGAAGAAGTGAAAGAG ATTATCATGCTAAGTGCTTCTGCAAATAAGTTATCGAGATTAAAAGAACAGGCAGAGGAATATGCAGCTTTAATCATGGAAGAGTTGGACCCTGAAAGACTTGGCTACATCGAG CTATGGCAACTAGAGACACTTCTTCTACAAAAAGACACGTATCTGAACTACAGTCAAGCTCTAAGCTACACAAGCCAAGCCTTGAGCCAAAATCTACAGGGGCTAAGAAAGAGAAGCCCGATAAGGAGAGCGAGCAAGCGATGTGTATACTTTTTTCAGGAGAATTGGAGGAGAATTTGGGTTTTGGCATTATGGGTTATGATAATGATTGGATTATTCACATGGAAATTCTTGCAATACAAGCAGAAAAATGCTTTTCACGTCATGGGTTATTGCCTCCTAACAGCTAAAGGCGCGGCAGAGACATTGAAGTTCAATATGGCTCTAATTCTCTTGCCAGTGTGTAGAAATACTATCACTTGGCTTAGGTCCACAAAGTTGGGTCACTTGGTGCCCTTTGACGACAACATCAACTTTCACAAG ACCATAGCAGCAGCAATTGTAATCGGGGTGATTCTCCATGCTGGAAACCATCTAGCTTGTGATTTTCCAAGGCTTATAAATTCATCTGATGATTCCTACGAACAGTATCTGATAAATGACTTTGGTGGAAAGAAACCTTCATATGCAAAATTGGTTAGAGGGGCTGAAGGTGTGACTGGAATTCTTATGGTGATCAGCATGGCAATTGCATTTACACTTGCTACGAGATGGTTCAGGAGGAGCCTCATTAAGTTTCCAAAACCCTTTGACAGGCTTACTGGATTCAATGCATTCTGGTATTCACACCACTTGTTCGTCATTGTCTACATCTTGCTTATCATCCATGGTGTATTCTTGTATCTCGTGCATAAATGGTACAAAAAGACG ACATGGATGTATCTTTCTGTTCCAGTTTTACTATATGCAGGAGAAAGGGCCCTCAGGTTTTTTCGTTCTGGCTTCAATACTGTCAGGCTCCTCAAG GTTGCGATTTATCCTGGAAATGTTCTCACATTGCAAATGTCTAAGCCTCCCCAATTCCGATACAAGAGTGGACAGTATATGTTTGTCCAGTGCCCTGCTGTTTCTCCATTTGAGTG GCATCCATTTTCAATCACCTCCGCGCCTGGTGATGACTACCTTAGTGTTCACATTCGGCAGCTAGGTGACTGGACTCAAGAACTAAGAAGGGTATTTTCTGAAGCCTGTGAATGTCCCGTGGCCGGTAAGAGTGGACTTCTCAGGGCTGatgaaacaacaaagaaaat TTTGCCGAAGCTCTTAATAGATGGGCCTTATGGTGCACCGGCACAAGATTACCGCAAGTATGATGTGCTGCTGCTTGTTGGTTTGGGAATTGGTGCAACACCTTTCATCAGCATTCTAAAAGATTTGCTTAATAACATTGTCAAAATGGAGGAGCAGGCA GATTTGGTCTCGGATATCAGTAGGACATCAGACCTGAGCATTGGAAGTAATGATACTTCATCCTCTAACAAAGTTTCAACGAAACGTAAAAAGGCTGTAAGGACCACCAATGCTTATTTCTATTGGGTAACAAGGGAGCAGGGCTCTTTTGATTGGTTCAAAGGAGTCATGAATGAAGTTGCAGAGCTTGATCAAAGG GGTGTGATTGAGATGCATAATTACTTGACCAGTGTGTATGAGGAAGGAGATGCCCGATCAACCCTCATTACCATGGTCCAAGCCCTAAACCATGCGAAAAACGGTGTGGACATTGTCTCTGGCACCAGG GTGCGAACGCATTTTGCAAGGCCTAATTGGAAAAAGGTTCTTTCTAAATTATGTTCCAAGCACTGTAATGCAAGGATAG GCGTGTTTTACTGCGGGGCACCTGTCTTGGCCAAGGAATTAAGCAGGCTCTGCTATGAATTCAATCAAAAAGGTTCCACAAAGTTTGAGTTCCACAAGGAGCATTTCTAA
- the LOC133701381 gene encoding uncharacterized protein LOC133701381, whose translation MAETEQVKPLAPAAFQIRSDEEATMPVQLKTRRRNCINCCGCITAMLLIVAVTILVLVLTVFHVKDPVIKMNRVFVQRLELANGALRTDVNVTLLADVSVKNPNAASFKFEKGTTTIYYDGAVVGEANTPPGMAKARRTLHMNVTVDLIPAKLLAVPRFISDIRSAGALNMTSSTIISGKVRILHAFKKYIAVGVNCTVTYNLASREIHGGNCKPHLSI comes from the coding sequence ATGGCTGAGACAGAGCAGGTCAAGCCCTTAGCCCCGGCAGCATTCCAGATCCGCAGTGATGAAGAAGCAACAATGCCTGTGCAATTGAAAACTCGCCGACGAAATTGCATCAACTGCTGTGGCTGCATCACTGCGATGTTATTAATTGTTGCCGTGACTATTTTAGTTTTAGTCCTTACAGTTTTTCATGTTAAGGACCCTGTGATCAAGATGAACAGGGTATTCGTGCAACGCCTTGAGCTTGCTAATGGGGCTCTTCGAACAGATGTGAACGTGACACTTCTTGCTGACGTCTCCGTGAAAAATCCTAACGCGGCCTCGTTCAAGTTCGAAAAAGGCACAACGACTATTTACTATGATGGCGCGGTGGTTGGCGAGGCTAATACTCCGCCAGGGATGGCCAAGGCGAGGCGGACTCTACATATGAATGTCACAGTGGATCTAATTCCTGCCAAATTATTGGCTGTTCCACGCTTCATCAGTGACATACGTTCAGCGGGAGCATTGAATATGACCAGCAGTACAATAATTAGTGGAAAGGTGAGGATACTCCATGCTTTCAAGAAATATATTGCGGTGGGAGTAAATTGCACTGTGACATATAATCTTGCAAGTCGGGAAATTCACGGTGGCAACTGCAAACCTCATCTTAGTATCTAA
- the LOC133701312 gene encoding probable membrane-associated kinase regulator 2 has translation MEAFSLLKYWRGGGIAVNGGARGGDGNYNSRATTIVSAVSPDRVETDDENDDDDGPFFDLEFAVPDEEEEEGAESKDEIKENNGVGSDEENDAADTSDDDDDDDGMDEEREFNFTLSSASSNDRRDQNLALSPSDDLFFKGRLVPIESSSLELNSKSSQFSVSLLKSATKFRVFMSGLKRKPNTTTTNEKIEANVPTLASAAPKQQGEKDEENGKQSKFLTVKFKVEEVPIMSLFTRENSKSIKSSQQKQSSAEESTASAAGAAFSDDKLKFSKDVMQKYLKKVKPLYIRVSKRYGEKLKFSGQLSFGSGPKTSAPPSPSTVAQKPITADNGGKEKESAEAPTVAVSSMKGPKQGNLPAGLRVVCKHLGKSRSASSAAVAAAPPVPVLSNRRDDSLLQQQDGIQSAILHCKRSFNASRDSDSSVLSRSASDPSHEKSMEIMARKPSDHDGKGSSVDPKRAGK, from the exons ATGGAAGCTTTCAGCTTGCTCAAGTACTGGAGAGGTGGTGGTATTGCTGTTAATGGTGGAGCGCGCGGTGGAGATGGTAATTACAACTCACGCGCCACCACAATTGTCTCGGCTGTGTCTCCAGACAGAGTGGAAACTGATGATGAGAATGATGACGATGATGGGCCTTTTTTTGACTTGGAGTTTGCAGTTCCtgacgaagaagaagaggaaggagCAGAAAGCAAAGAtgagataaaagaaaacaatgggGTTGGTTCTGATGAGGAAAACGATGCTGCTGACActtctgatgatgatgatgatgatgatgggatGGACGAAGAGAGGGAGTTCAATTTCACTCTCTCTTCGGCGTCTAGCAATGACAGGAGGGATCAAAATCTTGCTCTTTCTCCTTCcgatgatttgtttttcaaaggaAGGCTTGTGCCGATTGAGTCATCTTCGCTTGAGCTGAACTCCAAATCCTCTCAGTTTTCGGTGTCATTGCTAAAATCTGCTACAAAATTTCGCGTCTTCATGTCGGGATTAAAGAGAAAACCAAACACtacaacaacaaatgaaaagatagaagCTAACGTGCCGACACTGGCTTCTGCTGCTCCTAAACAACAAGGCGAGAAAGATGAGGAAAATGGCAAGCAAAGTAAGTTTTTAACCGTGAAATTTAAGGTCGAGGAAGTTCCTATAATGTCTTTGTTCACCAGGGAGAATAGCAAAAGCATCAAGTCATCACAGCAGAAGCAGAGTTCTGCAGAGGAATCAACTGCTTCTGCTGCCGGTGCTGCTTTTTCAGATGATAAGCTGAAGTTTTCAAAGGATGTAATGCAGAAGTATTTAAAGAAAGTTAAGCCTCTTTATATCCGTGTGTCTAAACGGTATGGCGAGAAGCTGAAATTCTCCGGGCAATTAAGTTTCGGCTCCGGACCAAAAACATCCGCTCCTCCGTCACCATCGACGGTGGCCCAGAAACCAATAACGGCTGATAATGGGGGGAAGGAGAAGGAAAGCGCGGAAGCTCCGACGGTGGCGGTGAGTAGTATGAAGGGTCCTAAACAGGGGAATTTGCCTGCTGGGTTGAGAGTTGTGTGTAAGCATTTAGGGAAAAGCAGATCAGCTTCATCGGCGGCGGTGGCGGCGGCTCCGCCGGTTCCTGTTTTGTCAAATAGGAGAGATGATTCGCTGTTGCAGCAACAGGATGGGATCCAGAGTGCTATTCTTCATTGCAAGAGATCATTTAATGCATCTCGAG ATTCCGATTCCTCTGTGCTATCAAGGTCAGCGAGTGATCCATCCCATGAGAAATCAATGGAAATAATGGCGAGGAAGCCATCAGACCATGATGGGAAAGGTTCTTCTGTGGACCCAAAAAGGGCGGGAAAATGA